One window from the genome of Sulfodiicoccus acidiphilus encodes:
- a CDS encoding respiratory chain complex I subunit 1 family protein, producing the protein MNYSVVEASVQVGAVLLLSPLMAGLLEKFKAFVETRRGPSVLQPYYDLAKLFRKETVVPVEAGKLFLYGPALVFAVYILISFVIPVIYPAPVFLTPTVDFLGGALLFSLASFLKVSQAMESGSNFVALGSARILSFAYLGEGTLISVFFAVALITDTNNPYAAMNYAVILPNYATVPHVVATVAFFMLWMFETGKLPVESSGMWEFGMIEESLLYEYSGRDLGLLKWSNYIKQYLLGSVLLNVFLVPWGLFLGPIGSVIDVGVMVVKWIGLIGVVTVMETTFAKLRLFKVQDFLAVALVLSLFSLILTVVFRG; encoded by the coding sequence GTGAACTACTCAGTCGTGGAGGCCTCGGTGCAGGTGGGAGCAGTTCTTCTCCTCTCTCCTCTCATGGCTGGACTGTTGGAAAAGTTCAAGGCCTTTGTGGAAACTAGGAGAGGACCCAGCGTCCTGCAGCCTTACTACGATCTCGCTAAGCTATTCAGGAAAGAGACGGTGGTACCTGTTGAAGCGGGCAAGCTATTCCTCTACGGCCCAGCCCTGGTGTTCGCCGTATATATTCTAATCTCCTTCGTTATCCCTGTAATATATCCCGCCCCAGTGTTTCTGACTCCCACGGTGGACTTCCTAGGAGGTGCTCTGCTCTTTTCCCTGGCGTCCTTCTTGAAAGTCTCTCAAGCTATGGAAAGTGGAAGTAACTTCGTGGCCCTGGGATCGGCGAGGATCCTTTCCTTCGCTTACCTAGGTGAGGGGACGCTGATCTCAGTGTTCTTCGCGGTGGCCTTAATCACAGACACCAACAACCCTTACGCTGCAATGAACTACGCAGTTATCCTTCCTAACTACGCAACGGTACCCCACGTCGTAGCAACCGTAGCGTTCTTCATGCTCTGGATGTTTGAGACGGGTAAGTTGCCTGTCGAGAGTTCAGGAATGTGGGAGTTCGGCATGATAGAGGAGTCGCTACTCTACGAATATAGTGGAAGGGATCTTGGCTTGCTGAAGTGGAGCAACTACATCAAACAATACCTCCTAGGTTCAGTACTCCTAAACGTTTTCCTTGTTCCGTGGGGTCTATTCCTGGGGCCGATTGGTTCCGTTATTGACGTCGGAGTGATGGTTGTGAAGTGGATCGGACTCATAGGAGTAGTAACGGTGATGGAGACCACTTTCGCCAAATTGAGGCTCTTCAAGGTTCAGGACTTTCTGGCCGTCGCCCTAGTGCTTTCGTTGTTCTCCCTAATATTGACGGTGGTGTTCCGTGGCTGA
- a CDS encoding ATP-binding cassette domain-containing protein, which translates to MIQLRDFSVRLGSRDVIERCTADVDRKVLLLGPNGSGKTSLLRALAGVLPYEGSARVEGVEVAKARNMNALATNLPEVFTLGVRLRDVLYLFGEIKDLNEELAVKMLRNVGIKDLSKRVYELSSGQGALFRTAVALATNPRTILLDEPFENVDAARRSVVVNWIEEYGESGLVVTHELDVATNFKELDAYMLFEGRLHGPINVGELLSSVVVEGSRNGALLEVEIGGKRFSFVKDQQGSKLGDLVVLDRIYSLL; encoded by the coding sequence TTGATACAGCTAAGGGACTTCTCGGTGAGGCTCGGTTCAAGGGATGTGATCGAGAGGTGCACCGCAGACGTGGACAGAAAGGTCCTCCTGCTAGGTCCTAACGGTTCCGGGAAGACGAGCCTCCTGAGGGCTCTTGCCGGTGTACTGCCCTACGAGGGCAGTGCCAGGGTGGAGGGAGTGGAGGTGGCGAAAGCGAGGAACATGAACGCGTTGGCGACCAACTTACCTGAGGTGTTCACGCTAGGGGTGAGACTAAGGGACGTTCTTTACCTCTTCGGGGAGATCAAGGACCTCAACGAGGAATTGGCGGTGAAGATGTTAAGGAACGTTGGTATCAAGGACCTAAGTAAGAGGGTCTACGAACTCTCCTCCGGACAGGGAGCACTCTTCAGGACCGCTGTGGCCTTGGCCACTAATCCGAGGACAATACTCCTCGACGAACCATTCGAGAACGTTGACGCAGCCCGGAGGTCCGTTGTAGTTAATTGGATCGAGGAGTACGGAGAGAGCGGGCTGGTGGTCACCCACGAGCTGGACGTAGCCACGAACTTCAAGGAGTTGGACGCATATATGCTGTTCGAGGGGAGGCTCCACGGTCCTATCAATGTGGGCGAGTTACTGAGCTCGGTTGTAGTGGAAGGCTCAAGGAACGGGGCACTCCTAGAAGTGGAGATAGGAGGGAAGAGGTTTTCCTTCGTGAAGGATCAACAGGGGAGTAAGTTGGGGGATCTCGTAGTGCTGGACAGGATATATAGCCTCCTGTGA
- the dps gene encoding DNA protection during starvation protein, translated as MSEEVNPGSRNGPEVVGVEVLKKSGLNVDTLIDKLVRATAAEFTTYYYYTILRMHLTGLEGEGLKEIAEDARLEDRLHFELMSQRVYELGGNLPKDMREVANISACSDPYLPEGWKDPRSILKVLLEAEQCAIRTWNEVCDMTYGKDPRTYDLAQRILQEEIEHEAWFLELLYNRPSGHFRRSYPGEGPLSRKTRTG; from the coding sequence ATGAGCGAAGAAGTAAACCCAGGAAGTAGAAACGGCCCTGAGGTAGTAGGAGTAGAAGTGTTAAAGAAATCAGGACTGAACGTGGATACATTAATAGATAAACTAGTGAGAGCTACCGCTGCTGAGTTCACGACCTATTATTATTACACAATTCTGAGGATGCATCTCACCGGCCTAGAGGGAGAGGGACTCAAAGAGATAGCCGAAGACGCTAGGTTAGAGGACAGGTTACACTTCGAACTAATGAGCCAGAGGGTATACGAGCTTGGAGGGAACCTGCCGAAGGATATGAGGGAAGTGGCCAACATATCTGCGTGCTCCGACCCATATCTTCCTGAAGGTTGGAAGGATCCGAGGAGTATCCTGAAGGTCCTGCTGGAGGCAGAACAATGTGCAATAAGGACGTGGAACGAAGTGTGTGATATGACTTACGGCAAAGATCCCAGAACTTACGACTTAGCTCAGAGAATATTACAAGAGGAGATTGAGCACGAGGCCTGGTTCCTGGAGCTACTCTATAATAGACCCTCTGGGCACTTCAGGAGATCCTATCCAGGAGAGGGGCCTTTGTCGAGGAAAACTCGCACCGGATAA
- a CDS encoding divalent metal cation transporter — translation MIVVKVKDGIRLFGPAWIALLANADSASILGGLLTGDQYGTRLLWFIILLSFPLYVIQEAAGRLGAVTERGLGEVIRREYARKVALMATVPMFLVDSFTYLSEYVGIAVGASMLSINPTIILPVVFVLHLVIIFTGELESTERTLLVVTALILSVSLFLVFPLRYLGYPFYISSSPKFLLFLALNVGAVVTPPCMLIYQSTSTALRYSKSKAPLRYRLKWNSRETLIGSLATEAVIALAVIIGQRTPYEITSSVNSFLGILLISSGFLALVVVSLASSWGVLESLGANNKSNVKKVYLLESVPMFLAVFLVGDYLKLLNLAVAILSVSPLVVTLPAVLIGILVSRRELMGEYTFSKGRMIVYFVVVAMFLITGLLGVIELS, via the coding sequence GTGATTGTAGTGAAAGTAAAGGACGGGATCAGGTTGTTTGGACCAGCTTGGATAGCTCTTTTGGCTAACGCGGACTCAGCGAGTATTCTGGGAGGGCTCTTGACTGGCGATCAGTACGGCACTAGACTTCTCTGGTTCATCATTCTCCTTTCATTTCCTCTTTACGTTATCCAAGAGGCCGCTGGAAGGTTAGGCGCGGTGACTGAGAGGGGATTGGGAGAAGTGATCAGAAGGGAGTACGCGCGCAAAGTAGCTTTAATGGCAACTGTTCCTATGTTTTTGGTAGATTCATTCACTTATCTCAGTGAATATGTTGGTATAGCGGTTGGAGCGTCCATGTTAAGCATCAATCCAACGATAATCTTGCCAGTAGTTTTTGTCCTTCACCTCGTGATAATCTTCACGGGAGAACTTGAATCAACTGAGAGGACTCTACTAGTGGTCACAGCACTCATACTTTCAGTTTCGTTATTTCTAGTATTTCCCCTGAGGTATCTAGGTTATCCATTCTACATTTCGTCCTCTCCTAAGTTCCTACTGTTTCTTGCTCTCAACGTCGGAGCCGTAGTCACCCCACCTTGCATGCTCATATATCAGAGCACCTCGACCGCGCTCAGGTACTCTAAATCTAAAGCTCCGTTAAGATACAGGCTGAAATGGAACAGCAGGGAGACGCTAATTGGTTCTTTGGCCACGGAAGCAGTGATTGCCTTGGCCGTAATTATAGGTCAGAGAACTCCCTACGAAATCACATCATCCGTGAATTCGTTTTTGGGGATTCTACTGATATCTTCTGGTTTCCTCGCCTTGGTGGTGGTCTCACTGGCGAGCTCGTGGGGAGTCCTTGAGTCCTTAGGGGCCAATAACAAGTCCAATGTGAAGAAGGTGTATCTCTTGGAATCCGTCCCCATGTTCCTCGCGGTCTTCTTAGTAGGTGATTATCTGAAACTCTTGAACTTGGCTGTAGCAATCCTTTCGGTCTCCCCATTAGTGGTGACACTCCCCGCAGTCCTCATAGGGATACTCGTCTCCAGAAGAGAGTTAATGGGAGAATACACCTTTTCTAAAGGGAGAATGATCGTCTATTTCGTTGTCGTTGCCATGTTTCTAATCACAGGATTGCTCGGAGTGATTGAGTTAAGTTAA
- a CDS encoding transcriptional regulator: protein MSEKLKELMELLSTPSFSSSARVGILLSLYYLGRVTFVDLLKATDLPKSSLFAHLQVLEDEGLILVKKSITLQGPRTIVVLTDKGKTAVLRYISLVRELEELK from the coding sequence ATGAGTGAGAAACTCAAGGAGCTGATGGAGTTGCTCTCTACTCCGTCCTTCTCTAGCTCTGCGCGGGTCGGGATCTTGCTCTCCCTCTACTACCTAGGCAGAGTGACCTTCGTTGACCTACTGAAGGCCACGGATCTCCCTAAGAGTTCCCTCTTCGCCCATCTTCAGGTCCTCGAGGACGAGGGCCTAATCTTAGTTAAGAAGTCCATAACCCTCCAGGGACCTAGGACTATTGTCGTCTTAACCGATAAGGGGAAGACCGCCGTCCTAAGATACATTTCCCTCGTAAGGGAATTGGAGGAACTAAAATAG
- a CDS encoding proton-conducting transporter membrane subunit encodes MLYILLPLALASAVGLKWRRPAYVIMAVSSAAFVVQGALAFRVEHLAIFLSVAGFVWLISAIANQRDDDRWLPSLMALSLLGMAMALTSTNYLSFLTGWEVMTVPAYVEIGLHRRLSYPAFVFMAFSELSTVLLVGGFSLAYSQTGMVEFVPLHTDLPLDVLAFGFAVKMGILPFMVTEWLPLAHGSAPSRLSAVLSASMTLVALFGLYKMSLLSPQDLPLGWALMSIGGFTVLFGALFAYISDHVKGLLGFSTVENDGALLATLGALEVAPVHSLALMASFVLAAYAVAHSTAKTGLFLLAGKGYGESISMASWRTSSWSKLGVVLLTSSMSGLLPTVGGVATWGLLEVFFAEAALIPGLTGLIPLFTGIAIALGEGFATGAMLRLSSFLQLFRGVKGESYPVVMTSGVIVLVLGLVIYLLSPFRIGAPSLGLPQGSMIAVKLNGSVFGAISPVFVALTLASGFAMTVLVAGPRRSRTVRTWNHGRSHQKYTSYGFSNNVRLMLRQLLERGAAGDVDLFWRGIYMLARTYVGTSKKITRMYMNGSISWYVIYMILAVLLVLVVMSL; translated from the coding sequence GTGCTTTACATCCTACTTCCCTTGGCGCTGGCCTCAGCGGTAGGGTTGAAGTGGAGGAGACCAGCTTACGTTATAATGGCAGTCTCGTCTGCAGCCTTTGTAGTCCAGGGAGCGCTGGCCTTCAGAGTTGAGCACCTCGCGATCTTCCTCTCAGTAGCAGGGTTTGTCTGGTTGATCTCGGCAATTGCAAATCAGAGAGACGATGACAGGTGGTTGCCCTCCTTAATGGCACTCTCTCTGTTGGGCATGGCAATGGCCCTAACATCCACCAACTACCTCTCGTTCCTCACTGGTTGGGAAGTGATGACGGTGCCTGCCTACGTAGAGATCGGACTTCACAGGAGGTTGAGCTACCCCGCGTTCGTCTTCATGGCCTTCAGCGAACTGAGCACGGTACTGTTAGTCGGGGGGTTCTCCCTAGCTTACTCTCAGACGGGTATGGTGGAGTTCGTTCCCCTGCACACGGACTTGCCTCTAGACGTGCTTGCCTTCGGTTTCGCAGTGAAAATGGGAATCCTCCCCTTCATGGTGACAGAGTGGCTTCCACTCGCTCACGGAAGCGCTCCTTCCAGGCTGTCTGCTGTCCTCAGCGCCTCAATGACTCTTGTAGCCCTCTTTGGGTTATACAAGATGTCCTTACTTTCGCCACAGGACTTGCCGTTAGGATGGGCTCTAATGTCGATAGGGGGATTTACCGTTCTTTTCGGGGCCCTGTTCGCGTACATCTCGGATCACGTGAAGGGACTTCTGGGTTTCAGTACGGTAGAGAACGACGGTGCCCTGTTGGCCACGCTAGGAGCACTGGAAGTCGCACCTGTACACAGCCTAGCATTGATGGCCTCCTTCGTCCTAGCGGCCTACGCCGTGGCTCACTCGACGGCTAAGACTGGGCTCTTCCTCCTCGCCGGAAAAGGTTACGGGGAGTCGATTTCAATGGCATCTTGGAGAACCAGCTCATGGTCCAAGCTGGGGGTGGTGCTTCTCACCTCCTCGATGTCCGGTCTACTCCCCACTGTAGGGGGGGTAGCGACTTGGGGACTCCTGGAGGTCTTCTTCGCTGAAGCCGCTCTAATCCCAGGCCTCACCGGGCTCATACCTCTATTCACAGGAATAGCAATAGCTCTAGGGGAGGGGTTCGCCACTGGCGCGATGTTAAGACTCTCGTCATTCCTACAGCTATTTAGGGGGGTTAAAGGTGAGAGCTACCCTGTAGTAATGACCTCCGGAGTAATAGTCCTTGTCCTAGGTTTAGTCATCTACCTGCTCTCACCCTTCAGGATAGGGGCGCCCTCGCTAGGACTTCCCCAGGGCTCAATGATCGCAGTGAAGCTCAACGGTTCTGTATTCGGTGCAATCTCACCTGTATTCGTGGCATTGACGTTGGCGAGCGGGTTCGCTATGACGGTTCTAGTGGCAGGCCCAAGGAGAAGCAGGACTGTAAGGACATGGAACCACGGGAGGAGTCATCAGAAGTACACCTCCTATGGATTCTCCAACAACGTCAGACTAATGCTTCGGCAATTGTTGGAAAGGGGGGCGGCCGGGGATGTGGACTTGTTCTGGAGGGGCATCTACATGCTAGCAAGGACTTACGTAGGCACTTCCAAGAAGATCACTAGGATGTACATGAATGGCTCGATTTCCTGGTATGTAATTTACATGATCTTGGCTGTACTCCTGGTACTGGTGGTGATGTCCCTGTGA
- a CDS encoding NADH-quinone oxidoreductase subunit B family protein — MSWFLRGVRRGVRTEKEPENNATWPSQLEVKGEFSGCPTRAIREGKWEPGKCVFCRRCEPNLVPTGNTVQPEVKTTNSLFRKSLHVFPVDVGSCGGCNVELKLLFSPQYDATRFGIFLVNTPRHADALLLMGVMVEGMEGPLREALDAMPEPKVVVLIGACAASGGVLGRPPEVNAHVVVPGCPPTPASIIQALRRLKGDV; from the coding sequence GTGAGTTGGTTCCTGAGGGGAGTAAGGAGAGGAGTGAGAACAGAGAAAGAGCCTGAGAATAACGCCACCTGGCCTTCACAGTTAGAAGTGAAAGGAGAGTTCTCAGGCTGCCCTACGAGAGCAATAAGGGAAGGTAAGTGGGAACCAGGGAAATGTGTATTCTGCAGGAGGTGTGAGCCGAACCTAGTCCCAACTGGGAATACAGTTCAGCCAGAGGTGAAAACCACAAACTCGCTCTTCAGGAAGTCCCTACACGTCTTCCCAGTAGACGTCGGGAGCTGTGGAGGATGTAACGTGGAGTTGAAGTTATTGTTCTCTCCTCAATACGACGCCACTAGATTCGGCATATTTCTGGTAAACACGCCCCGTCACGCTGACGCCCTTCTATTAATGGGAGTAATGGTTGAGGGAATGGAGGGACCATTGAGGGAGGCCCTGGATGCCATGCCCGAACCTAAAGTGGTGGTACTGATAGGTGCCTGCGCCGCCTCTGGAGGAGTGCTGGGGAGACCGCCGGAGGTTAACGCTCACGTGGTAGTTCCCGGTTGTCCTCCCACCCCGGCCTCGATAATTCAAGCACTCAGAAGGCTCAAAGGTGACGTTTAG
- a CDS encoding hydrogenase, translated as MADLLTEAIQLVVVGTVASALYVQGQAFFNSAIKGTGVESALVGLTSFLAFLSTRNVDFLYLALLTVSVRSIVTPWILLNVLGLRGWEREKTGGVASTLLINLSTFFTSSLIVVYVALKGIGLLGGERGFLLIFPFILLFQGLFLIASRRSTIAQILGYIEEENALILLGLFLVPVPLLIEASVLLDVLALVVISSLVILEKREHEVLEELVG; from the coding sequence GTGGCTGACCTCCTGACAGAAGCGATTCAACTCGTGGTGGTAGGCACAGTTGCCTCGGCCCTCTACGTTCAAGGCCAGGCGTTCTTCAACTCTGCCATCAAGGGAACTGGGGTGGAATCGGCGTTAGTGGGCCTAACCTCCTTCCTCGCGTTCCTATCCACCAGGAACGTAGACTTCCTGTACCTGGCTCTCCTGACGGTGTCGGTCAGGAGCATAGTTACGCCGTGGATCCTCCTCAACGTGCTCGGGCTCAGGGGATGGGAGAGGGAGAAGACAGGAGGAGTCGCGTCGACGTTACTGATCAACCTATCAACGTTCTTCACCTCGAGCCTCATAGTCGTATACGTGGCCCTCAAAGGGATAGGACTGTTAGGTGGAGAGAGAGGATTCCTCCTGATCTTTCCGTTCATCCTCCTCTTTCAGGGACTATTCCTCATCGCCTCTAGGAGGTCCACCATAGCTCAAATTCTAGGTTACATAGAGGAAGAGAATGCGCTGATCCTCTTGGGACTCTTCCTAGTTCCAGTGCCCCTCCTGATCGAGGCGAGTGTTCTATTGGACGTCCTCGCCCTGGTGGTGATATCGTCGTTAGTCATCCTGGAGAAGAGGGAACATGAGGTGTTGGAGGAGTTGGTGGGATGA
- a CDS encoding xanthine dehydrogenase family protein molybdopterin-binding subunit — MNLAARKVGVDQFEIRQLNSLKEANQYRTPTGMTHDSGRYWEALERAKPAYLELRRKRDEMRSRGETAGVGVAFPAEIASFGPYETAKVKLTSGGKVQVVSGSGPHGQGDGTAFAMIAADVFEVDPSQVEVLWGDTDLIADGQYTAGSRTVAIGGAAVYEASLRLKERLAKTAAEAMGVDVAQLEYSEGKFRRKGDGDSMDLSRLFDASLSMGVVPEESYSYVQKLYYSPYGVHLALVKVDRETGEVRVLDYRAFDDVGTVVNPLTTEGQVHGAVLQGVGQALYEAAIYGDDGSLLSTDFLSYHVPRPKDYVRVLWTSLGLAKSDNPLGAKGIGELGTIAATPAVVNAVEDALNRELLTMPLTPEVVVRHL; from the coding sequence GTGAACCTGGCGGCCAGGAAGGTCGGCGTCGATCAGTTCGAGATAAGGCAGCTCAACTCCCTGAAGGAGGCTAACCAGTACAGGACTCCCACTGGGATGACCCACGATAGCGGAAGGTACTGGGAAGCGTTAGAGAGGGCGAAGCCGGCCTACTTGGAGTTGAGGCGCAAGAGGGACGAGATGAGATCGAGGGGAGAGACGGCTGGGGTGGGAGTTGCCTTCCCAGCGGAGATCGCCTCCTTCGGTCCCTACGAGACGGCCAAGGTCAAATTGACGTCTGGAGGGAAAGTGCAGGTGGTGAGCGGCTCTGGGCCCCACGGTCAAGGTGACGGAACCGCCTTCGCCATGATCGCAGCCGACGTGTTCGAGGTAGATCCTAGTCAGGTCGAGGTGCTCTGGGGCGACACCGACCTCATAGCGGACGGGCAGTACACCGCCGGGAGCCGGACTGTTGCGATCGGAGGAGCTGCGGTGTACGAAGCCTCCCTGAGACTGAAGGAGAGACTTGCCAAGACGGCGGCGGAAGCTATGGGTGTGGATGTGGCTCAATTGGAGTACTCGGAGGGCAAGTTCAGGAGGAAAGGCGACGGTGACTCCATGGATCTCTCTAGGCTCTTCGACGCATCCCTCTCCATGGGGGTGGTTCCAGAGGAGTCCTACTCCTACGTCCAGAAACTCTACTACTCACCTTACGGAGTTCACCTAGCTCTCGTGAAGGTGGATCGGGAGACGGGAGAAGTGAGGGTGCTCGACTACAGGGCCTTCGACGACGTGGGAACTGTTGTGAATCCACTCACTACGGAAGGACAGGTCCACGGGGCAGTCCTACAAGGTGTGGGCCAGGCCCTTTATGAGGCGGCCATTTACGGAGACGACGGCTCACTCCTATCCACCGACTTCCTTTCTTACCACGTCCCGCGCCCCAAGGACTACGTCAGGGTGTTGTGGACTTCTTTGGGCCTAGCTAAGTCCGACAACCCACTGGGGGCCAAGGGGATAGGAGAGTTAGGTACCATAGCAGCAACTCCTGCAGTGGTCAACGCGGTGGAGGATGCCCTAAATAGAGAACTCTTGACCATGCCCCTTACCCCAGAGGTAGTCGTGAGACACCTGTGA
- a CDS encoding xanthine dehydrogenase family protein molybdopterin-binding subunit, with translation MRYVGKPLKRVVEDVPLITGRATFVYDITLPSTLHAVFLRSQYAHAKFKVHCRGLCYTAEDLPVKVGLAEREAVYVGQPLAVVLAEDEYTARDLVSSIEVEYDPLPAVVDPIKATEESSPKARSDLKSNVFREERVEAGDVGVALRRAHAVVEGTLLNQRLIPSAMEMRGAVASYDGNRLTVWSSTQSAFFVKKAVQGLVSKLGSGASEPSSLRSEGPSVVS, from the coding sequence ATGCGTTACGTCGGGAAGCCACTTAAGAGGGTGGTCGAGGACGTTCCATTGATAACGGGCAGGGCCACATTCGTTTACGACATCACCCTGCCGTCCACACTCCACGCAGTTTTCCTCAGGAGCCAGTACGCTCATGCCAAGTTCAAGGTTCACTGCAGAGGCCTCTGTTACACTGCGGAGGACCTACCAGTTAAGGTGGGTTTAGCAGAACGAGAAGCCGTTTACGTGGGGCAACCCCTCGCCGTGGTCCTCGCTGAGGACGAGTACACCGCTAGGGACCTGGTCTCGTCGATCGAGGTGGAGTACGACCCGTTGCCAGCGGTGGTCGATCCAATTAAGGCCACCGAGGAGTCTTCGCCGAAGGCTAGGTCCGACCTCAAGTCGAACGTGTTCAGAGAGGAGAGGGTAGAGGCAGGTGACGTAGGGGTGGCCCTCAGGAGGGCTCACGCCGTAGTGGAGGGAACGTTGCTCAACCAGAGGCTCATACCCAGCGCAATGGAAATGAGGGGGGCTGTGGCGTCGTACGATGGGAACAGGCTTACAGTGTGGTCGAGCACCCAGAGCGCCTTCTTCGTCAAGAAGGCCGTTCAAGGTCTCGTCTCCAAGCTCGGGTCAGGAGCGTCAGAGCCGTCCAGCCTGCGGTCGGAGGGGCCTTCGGTAGTAAGTTAA
- a CDS encoding Rieske (2Fe-2S) protein has product MRTCLNLTEIPEGDPVKVHAGDQLVVLVRIGRKVWAISPYCPHKGADIWKGDVINEKIRCYLHGYIYDLNTGRPVFVPYPEKYGKWRETGNLVEFPVSEEGEQVCVTISGPSQ; this is encoded by the coding sequence TTGAGGACTTGTTTAAATTTAACCGAAATACCAGAGGGTGATCCTGTAAAGGTTCACGCGGGCGACCAACTGGTAGTCCTAGTTAGAATAGGAAGAAAAGTGTGGGCTATATCGCCCTATTGTCCGCACAAGGGAGCTGACATATGGAAAGGAGACGTAATCAATGAAAAGATAAGGTGTTACCTCCACGGTTACATCTACGATTTAAACACGGGAAGGCCGGTTTTCGTACCGTACCCTGAGAAATACGGCAAATGGAGGGAAACAGGGAACTTGGTCGAGTTCCCTGTGAGTGAAGAGGGGGAGCAGGTTTGCGTAACTATTTCAGGTCCTAGCCAGTGA